A single region of the Raphanus sativus cultivar WK10039 chromosome 1, ASM80110v3, whole genome shotgun sequence genome encodes:
- the LOC108861246 gene encoding F-box/kelch-repeat protein At1g30090 gives MQRVRVSSQRAAVHKLGDSQMTLSPKFRVAASVQSPLFDRSSEQELSLNGEPLIPGLPDDVALNCLLRVPVESHVSSRSVCRRWHFLFCAKETFFARRKEYGFKEPWLFVVGFSRCTGKIQWKVLDLRNLAWHEIPAMPCRDKVCPHGFRSVSMPREGTMFVCGGMVSDSDCPLDLVLKYDMVRNHWTVTNNMITARSFFGSGVIDGKIYAAGGNSADMFELDAAEVLNPLDGKWRSVSNMVTQMASYDAAVLNGKLLVTEGWLWPFFVSPRGQVYDPRTDRWETMAMGLREGWTGTSVVIYDRLFIVSELERMKMKVYDSVTDSWETVNGPELPERICRPFAVNCYGNRVYVVGRNLHLAVGSIWRSESKFGVRWEVVDSPERYGDLTPSNSQILFA, from the coding sequence ATGCAGAGGGTTAGGGTTTCATCCCAAAGAGCAGCTGTTCACAAGCTCGGCGATTCTCAGATGACACTATCTCCCAAATTCAGAGTAGCTGCATCGGTTCAATCGCCATTGTTCGATAGATCATCGGAACAAGAACTCTCTCTTAACGGAGAACCGTTGATTCCCGGTTTACCAGACGATGTTGCTCTTAACTGTCTCTTACGTGTGCCAGTCGAAAGCCACGTCTCGAGTAGATCGGTCTGCAGGAGATGGCACTTCTTGTTCTGTGCCAAAGAGACCTTCTTCGCTAGGCGCAAGGAGTACGGTTTTAAAGAACCGTGGCTGTTCGTGGTCGGGTTCAGCAGATGCACGGGGAAGATCCAGTGGAAGGTTTTGGATTTGAGGAATCTCGCTTGGCACGAGATCCCTGCGATGCCTTGTAGAGACAAAGTGTGTCCTCACGGGTTCAGATCGGTCTCTATGCCAAGGGAAGGCACTATGTTTGTCTGCGGAGGAATGGTTTCTGATTCTGACTGTCCTCTTGACTTGGTGTTGAAGTACGACATGGTGAGGAACCATTGGACCGTCACTAACAACATGATCACGGCGAGGTCGTTTTTCGGAAGCGGCGTGATAGATGGGAAGATATACGCAGCTGGTGGAAACTCTGCGGATATGTTCGAGCTCGACGCTGCTGAGGTTTTGAACCCTTTGGATGGGAAGTGGCGGTCGGTCTCGAACATGGTTACACAGATGGCGTCTTACGACGCGGCGGTTTTAAACGGGAAGCTATTGGTTACCGAAGGATGGTTATGGCCGTTTTTTGTGTCTCCGCGAGGTCAGGTTTACGACCCGAGGACGGATCGGTGGGAGACGATGGCTATGGGGTTGAGAGAAGGATGGACCGGGACGAGTGTGGTGATTTACGATCGGTTGTTTATAGTGTCGGAGTTGGAGAGGATGAAGATGAAGGTTTATGATTCGGTTACGGACTCATGGGAGACGGTTAACGGACCGGAGTTGCCTGAGAGGATTTGTAGACCGTTTGCGGTTAACTGTTACGGGAACAGAGTGTATGTGGTTGGTCGGAATCTTCATCTTGCGGTTGGGAGTATTTGGAGGTCGGAGAGTAAGTTTGGTGTGAGGTGGGAAGTGGTGGATTCGCCGGAGCGTTATGGTGATTTAACTCCCTCGAATTCTCAGATTCTCTTTGCTTAA